One region of Quercus lobata isolate SW786 chromosome 2, ValleyOak3.0 Primary Assembly, whole genome shotgun sequence genomic DNA includes:
- the LOC115975017 gene encoding laccase-14-like: MNSKNKECLLNFIGFLFLVAQCLSMVEGEVHYYEFVLAEKNFTKLCNTTSMLVVNGSIPGPVIRVHKGDTIYVNVYNQGYYGVTIHWHGVKQPRNPWSDGPEYITQCPIGPGSNFTYEVIFSTEEGTLWWHAHSDWTRAYVHGAIVILPAIGTTYPFPKPDDEDIIILGSLYSGNLKAEYDYDLIYGSDLPHSIGYTINGEPGDLCPCSKETTYRRVVDHGKTYLLRLVNSVVAADMFFAIAEHNLTIVGMDANYIKPITTSYIMISPGQTMDILLTANQTLGHYYIAARQFWSQGVGVTNFDQVNVTAIIEYRGNYTIPLSPSFPSTLPTYKDLTAAIEFSNLFRSLASKDHPVNVPLNITTRMYITVSMGQIDCKNSTCTTRGAEIILATSVNNISWNNPVPTDVLLAYYRNISGVYTTDFPDQPPSYYNFTADELPIALATTDLGSKVKVLNYNEAVEVVFQGTNLLAGAGTHPMHLHGHSFYVVGSGYGNYNNETDPKNFNLVDPVAVNTFGVPKNGWLAIRFVANNPGVWFWHCHIDRHMTWGMAAVFIVKNGGTAETSIRKPPPHLPPCKVPSESWLQNNDGSDGKENQSIFI, from the exons ATGAATTCCAAGAACAAAGAATGTCTGTTGAACTTTATTGGCTTTCTGTTTCTTGTTGCACAGTGTCTTTCCATGGTCGAAGGAGAGGTCCATTACTATGAATTTGTT CTTGCGGAGAAAAACTTCACGAAGCTGTGTAACACAACAAGTATGTTAGTTGTAAATGGTAGTATTCCAGGACCAGTAATACGGGTACACAAAGGGGACACAATATATGTCAATGTTTACAACCAAGGTTATTATGGGGTGACCATTCATTG GCATGGTGTAAAACAACCAAGAAATCCATGGTCAGATGGCCCAGAATACATCACACAATGTCCTATTGGACCAGGATCAAACTTCACATATGAGGTCATATTTTCCACTGAAGAGGGAACACTCTGGTGGCACGCACATAGCGATTGGACACGAGCCTATGTTCATGGTGCCATTGTTATCTTGCCTGCTATTGGAACAACTTATCCATTTCCCAAACCGGATGATGAAGATATAATTATCCTTG GTTCATTGTACAGTGGAAATTTAAAAGCCGAATACGATTACGACCTAATATATGGCTCTGACTTGCCACACTCTATTGGTTACACCATAAACGGCGAACCAGGAGATTTGTGTCCATGCTCTAAAG AAACAACATACCGTCGGGTGGTTGATCACGGCAAGACCTATCTTCTTCGTCTAGTCAACTCAGTTGTGGCAGCAGATATGTTCTTTGCAATAGCCGAACACAACCTCACAATTGTTGGAATGGATGCAAATTATATCAAACCCATAACTACTAGTTACATAATGATAAGCCCAGGACAAACCATGGATATTCTACTCACAGCAAATCAGACTCTTGGCCATTATTATATAGCTGCTCGACAATTCTGGAGCCAAGGTGTGGGAGTTACAAATTTTGACCAGGTCAATGTCACCGCGATCATCGAATACAGAGGAAACTACACTATTCCATTATCTCCTTCCTTTCCAAGTACACTTCCCACTTACAAAGACTTAACAGCTGCCATAGAATTCTCAAACCTTTTTAGGAGCTTAGCAAGCAAAGACCATCCTGTAAATGTCCCCTTAAACATAACCACCAGAATGTATATTACAGTTTCCATGGGTCAAATTGATTGTAAAAATAGCACATGTACAACAAGAGGTGCGGAAATTATATTAGCTACAAGCGTGAATAACATAAGTTGGAATAACCCAGTTCCTACTGATGTACTGCTTGCTTACTACAg GAATATTAGTGGGGTTTACACTACAGATTTCCCAGACCAACCCCCTTCTTATTATAACTTCACAGCTGACGAACTTCCAATTGCTCTGGCAACAACAGACCTTGGGTCTAAGGTGAAGGTGTTGAATTATAATGAAGCAGTTGAGGTTGTTTTTCAAGGTACCAATTTATTGGCCGGCGCTGGGACTCATCCAATGCATTTGCATGGGCATAGCTTTTACGTGGTTGGAAGTGGTTATGGAAATTATAACAATGAAACCgacccaaaaaattttaatttggttgaTCCAGTCGCAGTGAATACCTTCGGTGTGCCTAAGAATGGATGGCTTGCCATCAGATTTGTAGCAAACAATCCAG GTGTGTGGTTTTGGCATTGTCATATAGATAGACATATGACCTGGGGTATGGCTGCTGTATTTATCGTAAAGAATGGAGGCACTGCTGAGACAAGTATCCGCAAACCTCCTCCTCACTTGCCGCCATGTAAAGTTCCATCAGAATCGTGGCTCCAAAACAATGATGGTTCCgatggaaaagaaaatcaatcaatttttatctAA